From Phalacrocorax carbo chromosome 6, bPhaCar2.1, whole genome shotgun sequence, a single genomic window includes:
- the IFRD2 gene encoding interferon-related developmental regulator 2 isoform X1 has protein sequence MPRSRRGARRGPGIGRACSPPSEEEAGSEVLSHCSSASEGASPAEEGAGNEAAGEQGQEEEEAEDRLKEHMDNLLDKSAKTRQVALQSLRLTFSSKTLSEFLLERRLTLTDSLEKCLKKGLGAGKGEEQALAGTVLTLLCLQMGSGPEGEEVFRSLKPLLISVLTDSMASPSARQSCATALGMCCYIAAADLEDLVLCLSCLEGVFSPPSTGEGGSAPTQHGPLHCSALQSWSLLLTICPPSHIKNVLDNRWLKLPPLLSSSNVVLRILAGETIALVFELAQYVEEDLCHQDTEFLRVQLKVLATESNKYRAKTDRRKQRSIFRDILRFIESGEYQEETVRFGLECMYLDSWARQRTYQAFKEVLGSGIRHHLQNNELLREIFGLGPPLMLDAAALKASKVSRFEKHLYNSAAFKARTKARSRVRDKRADVL, from the exons ATGCCGCGCTCCCGCCGAGGCGCCCGCC GTGGCCCCGGCATCGGCCGGGCGTGCTCGCCCCCCAGTGAGGAGGAGGCCGGCAGCGAGGTGCTGAGCCACTGCAGCAGCGCCAGCGAGGGTGCCAGCCCCGCCGAGGAGGGCGCAG GTAACGAGGCGGCGGGTGAGCaaggccaggaggaggaagaggcagaggacAGACTGAAGGAGCACATGGACAACCTCCTGGATAAGAG CGCCAAGACACGGCAGGTGGCACTGCAGAGCCTGCGCCTGACCTTCTCCTCCAAAACGCTCTCTGAGTTCCTGCTGGAGCGCCGCCTCACGCTCACTGACTCCCTGGAGAAGTGTCTCAAGAAAGGTCTGGGTGCAG GTAAAGGGGAGGAACAGGCGCTGGCAGGCACCGTCCTtaccctcctctgcctccagaTGGGCTCCGGCCCAGAGGGGGAAGAGGTGTTTCGCAGCCTGAAGCCCCTGCTCATCAGCGTCCTGACAGACAGCATGGCCAGCCCCAGTGCCCGGCAGAGC TGTGCCACAGCCCTGGGCATGTGTTGCTacattgctgctgctgaccTCGAG GACCTGGTCTTGTGCCTGTCCTGCTTGGAGGGTGTCTTCAGCCCGCCCAGCACAGGTGAGGGGGGCTCAGCACCCACCCAGCACGGCCCTCTGCACTGCAGCGCACTCCAGTCGTGGTCCCTGCTCCTTACCATCTGCCCCCCATCGCACATCAAGAATGTCTTGGACAA TCGCTGGCTGAAGCTGCCCCCACTGCTGTCCAGCAGCAATGTTGTGCTACGCATCCTGGCTGGAGAAACTATCGCACTGGTCTTCGAGCTGGCCCAGTATGTGGAG GAGGACTTGTGCCACCAAGATACAGAATTCCTGCGTGTCCAGCTCAAAGTCCTGGCTACTGAGAGCAACAAGTACCGAGCCAAGACGGACAGACGGAAGCAACGTTCCATATTCCGGGACATCCTGCGCTTCATTGAG AGTGGAGAGTACCAGGAGGAGACTGTCCGATTTGGCCTGGAGTGCATGTACCTGGACAGCTGGGCACGCCAGCGGACCTACCAAGCCTTTAAAGAGGTGCTGGGCTCTGGCATCCGCCACCACCTCCAG AACAATGAGCTGCTACGGGAGATCTTTGGCCTTGGGCCCCCCTTGATGCTGGATGCGGCTGCTCTGAAAGCCAGCAAGGTTTCCCGCTTTGAGAAG CACCTCTACAACTCGGCTGCCTTCAAAGCCCGCACGAAAGCCCGGAGCCGGGTGCGGGACAAGCGGGCAGACGTGCTGTGA
- the IFRD2 gene encoding interferon-related developmental regulator 2 isoform X2, whose protein sequence is MPRSRRGARRGPGIGRACSPPSEEEAGSEVLSHCSSASEGASPAEEGAGNEAAGEQGQEEEEAEDRLKEHMDNLLDKSAKTRQVALQSLRLTFSSKTLSEFLLERRLTLTDSLEKCLKKGKGEEQALAGTVLTLLCLQMGSGPEGEEVFRSLKPLLISVLTDSMASPSARQSCATALGMCCYIAAADLEDLVLCLSCLEGVFSPPSTGEGGSAPTQHGPLHCSALQSWSLLLTICPPSHIKNVLDNRWLKLPPLLSSSNVVLRILAGETIALVFELAQYVEEDLCHQDTEFLRVQLKVLATESNKYRAKTDRRKQRSIFRDILRFIESGEYQEETVRFGLECMYLDSWARQRTYQAFKEVLGSGIRHHLQNNELLREIFGLGPPLMLDAAALKASKVSRFEKHLYNSAAFKARTKARSRVRDKRADVL, encoded by the exons ATGCCGCGCTCCCGCCGAGGCGCCCGCC GTGGCCCCGGCATCGGCCGGGCGTGCTCGCCCCCCAGTGAGGAGGAGGCCGGCAGCGAGGTGCTGAGCCACTGCAGCAGCGCCAGCGAGGGTGCCAGCCCCGCCGAGGAGGGCGCAG GTAACGAGGCGGCGGGTGAGCaaggccaggaggaggaagaggcagaggacAGACTGAAGGAGCACATGGACAACCTCCTGGATAAGAG CGCCAAGACACGGCAGGTGGCACTGCAGAGCCTGCGCCTGACCTTCTCCTCCAAAACGCTCTCTGAGTTCCTGCTGGAGCGCCGCCTCACGCTCACTGACTCCCTGGAGAAGTGTCTCAAGAAAG GTAAAGGGGAGGAACAGGCGCTGGCAGGCACCGTCCTtaccctcctctgcctccagaTGGGCTCCGGCCCAGAGGGGGAAGAGGTGTTTCGCAGCCTGAAGCCCCTGCTCATCAGCGTCCTGACAGACAGCATGGCCAGCCCCAGTGCCCGGCAGAGC TGTGCCACAGCCCTGGGCATGTGTTGCTacattgctgctgctgaccTCGAG GACCTGGTCTTGTGCCTGTCCTGCTTGGAGGGTGTCTTCAGCCCGCCCAGCACAGGTGAGGGGGGCTCAGCACCCACCCAGCACGGCCCTCTGCACTGCAGCGCACTCCAGTCGTGGTCCCTGCTCCTTACCATCTGCCCCCCATCGCACATCAAGAATGTCTTGGACAA TCGCTGGCTGAAGCTGCCCCCACTGCTGTCCAGCAGCAATGTTGTGCTACGCATCCTGGCTGGAGAAACTATCGCACTGGTCTTCGAGCTGGCCCAGTATGTGGAG GAGGACTTGTGCCACCAAGATACAGAATTCCTGCGTGTCCAGCTCAAAGTCCTGGCTACTGAGAGCAACAAGTACCGAGCCAAGACGGACAGACGGAAGCAACGTTCCATATTCCGGGACATCCTGCGCTTCATTGAG AGTGGAGAGTACCAGGAGGAGACTGTCCGATTTGGCCTGGAGTGCATGTACCTGGACAGCTGGGCACGCCAGCGGACCTACCAAGCCTTTAAAGAGGTGCTGGGCTCTGGCATCCGCCACCACCTCCAG AACAATGAGCTGCTACGGGAGATCTTTGGCCTTGGGCCCCCCTTGATGCTGGATGCGGCTGCTCTGAAAGCCAGCAAGGTTTCCCGCTTTGAGAAG CACCTCTACAACTCGGCTGCCTTCAAAGCCCGCACGAAAGCCCGGAGCCGGGTGCGGGACAAGCGGGCAGACGTGCTGTGA
- the LOC104047741 gene encoding 2'-5'-oligoadenylate synthase 1, with product MAVGRATHMNGLRTVAANKLDGWIAETLQPSTAFCGQVKETVKQICDFLKEDCFEANIRVLKTVKGGSAGKGTALQNNSDADVVLFLNCFSSYQQQKQERRNILKLIEMRLHTCRERLTFTVNISKPRYKGPGNMPRSLSLTLYSKRTLESIEVDILPAYDALGQVIQDTPPDAEVYVRLLKASSDPGEFSPCFTELQKKFVKRYPAKLKNLLRLVKHWYKELLKSRYPTADLPPKYALELLTIYAWEVGTGSSDSFIMASGFCTVLELLRRHQEICIYWEKYYSLQHSQIGAHVKKLLRSPRPVILDPADPTGILGQGKNWALVAQAAACDRSLPCVSAAQPWDVQPARPVTIEVRQSVVTSLSKTVSPSTTIWQLKEEVEQAWGIPWYRQCLVQQELSRSPLILQDDETLATHGIFYNTTLMLLQTEPQVMEVFVKDDKNRTTTYTVWPTDTIRHLKEQIHARQGPPADQQHLTYGSRELEDQHTLAHYNIQPKSTIFMLLWLWGGVGLQHPQFPACLPT from the exons ATGGCTGTGGGCCGGGCGACTCACATGAACGGACTGAGGACGGTGGCTGCCAACAAGCTGGATGGCTGGATCGCAGAgaccctgcagcccagcactgcTTTCTGTGGGCAGGTGAAGGAGACAGTGAAGCAGATCTGTGACTTCCTGAAGGAGGACTGCTTTGAGGCGAACATACGCGTCCTCAAGACCGTCAAG GGTGGCTCGGCAGGCAagggcacagccctgcagaacAACTCGGATGCTGACGTGGTGCTCTTCCTCAACTGCTTCTCCAGCtaccagcagcagaagcaggagagaAGGAATATCCTGAAATTGATTGAGATGAGGCTGCACACCTGCAGGGAGAGACTGACATTCACTGTGAACATCAGCAAGCCCCGGTACAAGGGTCCCGGCAATATGCCGCGCTCCCTCAGCCTCACCCTCTACTCCAAGAGGACCTTGGAGTCCATCGAGGTAGACATTCTACCTGCCTACGATGCCTTGG GGCAGGTGATCCAGGACACCCCACCAGATGCGGAGGTGTATGTGAGGCTCCTAAAAGCCAGCAGTGACCCCGGGGAGTTCTCCCCCTGCTTCACTGAGCTGCAGAAGAAGTTTGTGAAGCGTTACCCTGCCAAGCTGAAGAACCTCCTGCGCCTGGTCAAGCACTGGTACAAGGAG ctgctgaagtcaaggtacCCCACTGCAGACCTGCCCCCCAAGTATGCCCTGGAGCTGCTGACCATCTACGCCTGGGAGGTGGGCACAGGTTCCTCTGATTCCTTCATCATGGCCAGCGGCTTCTGTacagtgctggagctgctgcgtCGGCACCAGGAGATCTGCATCTACTGGGAGAAGTACTACTCACTCCAGCACAGCCAGATTGGTGCCCATGTGAAGAAGCTGCTGCGCAGTCCCCG TCCCGTCATCCTGGACCCCGCTGACCCCACAGGGATCCTGGGCCAAGGCAAGAATTGGGCCCTggtggcacaggcagcagcctgcGACCGTTCGCTGCCCTGTGTcagtgctgcccagccctgggatgTGCAG ccagcTCGGCCTGTGACAATTGAGGTGAGACAGTCAGTGGTCACCAGCCTGAGCAAGACTGTCAGCCCAAGCACCACCAtctggcagctgaaggaggaGGTTGAACAAGCATGGGGCATCCCCTGGTACAGGCAGTGCTTGGTGCAGCAGGAACTGAGCAGGAGCCCCTTGATCCTTCAGGATGATGAGACCCTGGCCACCCATGGCATCTTCTACAATACCACCCTGATGCTGCTGCAGACCGAGCCCCAGGTAATGGAGGTCTTTGTGAAGGATGACAAGAACCGGACCACCACCTACACGGTGTGGCCCACTGACACCATCCGGCACCTGAAGGAGCAGATCCATGCCCGGCAGGGGCCTCCTGCTGATCAGCAGCACCTGACGTACGGCTCCAGAGAGCTGGAGGACCAGCACACGCTGGCGCACTACAACATCCAGCCCAAGAGCACCATCTTCATGCTCCTGTGGCTCTGGGGTGGCGTAGGCCTCCAGCATCCTCAGTTCCCTGCCTGCTTGCCCACCTAA
- the SEMA3B gene encoding semaphorin-3B isoform X1 → MSRTLLLLLLLLRGPAATAGHPPPAATPRLKLAFPELQARHGLRLFALERSCCYEALLLDEERGRLFAGAQNYLLSLALDDISQRDRKIYWPAPVEWREECNWAGKDITAECMNFVKILHPYNRTHLYACGTGAFHPVCAFVEASQHTEEPIFKLDPWRAEDGKGKSPYDPQHAAASVLVGEELYSGVATDLMGRDFTIFRSLGQRPSIRTEQHDSRWLNEPKFVAVFWVPESEDPDDDKIYFFFRETAVERQQGLGKTSFARIGQICRNDVGGQRSLVNKWTTFLKARLVCAVPGPDGADTHFDELRDVFLLQTRDKRNPLVYAIFSTSSSIFQGSAVCIYTMADIRRAFLGPFAHKEGPNYQWVSYQGRVPYPRPGMCPSKTFGTFGSTKDFPDEVIQFARHHPLMYNPVLPHNQRPLFLQATVPYTFTRIAVDRVTAADGHYDVLFIGTDVGTVLKVVSVPKESWHRMEPLLLEELQVFQDASPITSLQLSSKRQQLYAGSASALAQLPLHRCGAYGKACAECCLARDPYCAWDGTTCTRYVPNTKRRFRRQDIRNGDPNVLCSEDPRQGSVPQKQLYGVEGSTAFLECIPKSLQAHVLWTYQHTPDDPQQEVQVDERVVRTERGMLLRSVQRSDAGLYLCHATEHSFTQPLLRLSLEVIGTRQAAAMGPAGDPQLAVGPPGHKVWYRDFLQLVERLPLGASDRVCQRLWSRGRPPPPSRTYSGPPGRGQGEEPRKARRRRTHEGPRAERGPRSASPW, encoded by the exons ATGAGCCGCAcactgctcctgctcctgctgctgctgcgcgGCCCTGCCGCCACTGCTGGCCACCCCCCACCGGCTGCCACCCCCCGCCTCAAGCTAGCCTTCCCTG agctgcaggctcgCCACGGGCTGCGCCTCTTTGCGCTGGAGCGGTCATGCTGCTATGAGGCCCTGCTGCTGGATGAGGAACGCGGCCGCCTCTTCGCTGGCGCCCAGAACTACCTCCTCTCCCTGGCCCTGGATGACATCAGCCAGCGGGACAGGAAG ATCTACTGGCCAGCTCCAGTGGAGTGGAGGGAGGAGTGCAACTGGGCTGGCAAGGACATCACC GCTGAGTGCATGAACTTTGTGAAGATCCTGCACCCCTACAACCGGACCCACCTATATGCCTGCGGCACCGGCGCCTTCCACCCCGTCTGCGCCTTCGTGGAGGCCAGCCAGCACACAGAG GAGCCTATCTTCAAGCTGGACCCCTGGCGTGCCGAGGATGGCAAGGGGAAGAGCCCATATGACCCCCAGCATGCAGCTGCCTCTGTCCTTGTGG GTGAGGAACTCTACTCCGGGGTGGCCACTGATCTGATGGGCCGTGACTTTACCATTTTCCGGAGTCTGGGCCAGCGTCCCTCCATCCGCACCGAGCAGCATGACTCCCGCTGGCTCAATG agCCCAAGTTCGTGGCTGTTTTTTGGGTGCCGGAGAGTGAGGACCCTGATGACGACAAGATCTACTTCTTCTTCCGTGAGACCGCGGTGGAGcggcagcaggggctgggcaaGACCAGCTTCGCCCGCATCGGCCAGATCTGCCGG AATGATGTGGGCGGGCAGCGCAGCCTGGTGAACAAGTGGACGACCTTCCTGAAGGCTCGTCTCGTCTGTGCCGTGCCAGGACCTGACGGGGCAGACACCCACTTTGATGAACTCC GGGATGtctttctgctgcagacaaGGGACAAGCGCAACCCCCTGGTTTACGCCATCTTCTCCACCTCCAG CTCCATTTTCCAGGGCTCAGCCGTCTGCATCTATACCATGGCTGACATCCGCCGGGCTTTCCTGGGCCCCTTCGCGCATAAGGAGGGTCCCAACTACCAGTGGGTGTCATACCAGGGGCGCGTGCCCTACCCCCGCCCAGGCATG TGCCCCAGCAAAACCTTTGGCACCTTTGGCTCCACCAAGGACTTCCCAGACGAGGTGATCCAGTTTGCCCGGCACCACCCACTAATGTACAaccctgtgctgccccacaaCCAGCGCCCCCTCTTCCTGCAAGCCACCGTGCCCTACACCTTCACCCGTATCGCTGTGGATCGTGTCACTGCTGCTGATGGCCACTATGACGTCCTCTTCATTGGCACAG ACGTGGGCACGGTGCTGAAGGTGGTCTCAGTGCCCAAGGAGAGCTGGCACCGCATGGAGccactgctgctggaggagctgcaggtCTTCCAG GATGCCTCCCCCATCaccagcctgcagctctcctcCAAGCGG CAACAGCTCTATGCTGGCTCGGCCTCAGCACTGGCCCAGCTTCCCCTGCACCGCTGCGGTGCCTACGGCAAAGCCTGTGCTGAGTGCTGCCTGGCCCGGGACCCATACTGTGCCTGGGATGGCACCACCTGCACCCGCTATGTGCCCAACACCAAAAG GCGTTTCCGTCGGCAGGATATCCGCAACGGTGACCCCAACGTGCTCTGCTCCGAAG ACCCCCGTCAGGGCAGTGTGCCCCAGAAGCAGCTCTATGGGGTAGAGGGCAGCACTGCCTTCCTGGAGTGTATCCCCAAATCCCTGCAAGCCCATGTCCTCTGGACGTACCAGCACACCCCAGATGACCCCCAGCAAGAG GTGCAGGTGGACGAGCGGGTGGTGCGGACAGAGAGGGGCATGCTGCTGCGCAGCGTGCAGCGCTCCGACGCGGGCCTCTACCTCTGCCACGCCACCGAGCACAGCTTTACCCAGCCCCTGCTGCGGCTCTCCCTGGAGGTGATCGGCACACGAcaggctgcagccatgggcCCTGCTGGTGACCCCCAGCTCGCTGTCGGGCCCCCTGGCCACAAGGTCTGGTACCGGGACTTCCTCCAGCTGGTGGAGCGCCTGCCGCTTGGGGCCTCGGACAGGGTCTGCCAGCGGCTCTGGAGCCGAGGAAGACCCCCACCACCTTCCCGCACCTACTCCGGACCGCCTGGCCGTGGGCAGGGTGAGGAGCCACGCAAAGCCCGGCGCCGGCGCACCCACGAGGGGCCACGGGCCGAGCGGGGTCCCCGCAGCGCTTCCCCCTGGTGA
- the SEMA3B gene encoding semaphorin-3B isoform X2, with protein MSRTLLLLLLLLRGPAATAGHPPPAATPRLKLAFPELQARHGLRLFALERSCCYEALLLDEERGRLFAGAQNYLLSLALDDISQRDRKIYWPAPVEWREECNWAGKDITAECMNFVKILHPYNRTHLYACGTGAFHPVCAFVEASQHTEEPIFKLDPWRAEDGKGKSPYDPQHAAASVLVGEELYSGVATDLMGRDFTIFRSLGQRPSIRTEQHDSRWLNEPKFVAVFWVPESEDPDDDKIYFFFRETAVERQQGLGKTSFARIGQICRNDVGGQRSLVNKWTTFLKARLVCAVPGPDGADTHFDELRDVFLLQTRDKRNPLVYAIFSTSSSIFQGSAVCIYTMADIRRAFLGPFAHKEGPNYQWVSYQGRVPYPRPGMCPSKTFGTFGSTKDFPDEVIQFARHHPLMYNPVLPHNQRPLFLQATVPYTFTRIAVDRVTAADGHYDVLFIGTDVGTVLKVVSVPKESWHRMEPLLLEELQVFQDASPITSLQLSSKRQQLYAGSASALAQLPLHRCGAYGKACAECCLARDPYCAWDGTTCTRYVPNTKRRFRRQDIRNGDPNVLCSEDPRQGSVPQKQLYGVEGSTAFLECIPKSLQAHVLWTYQHTPDDPQQELYPAPAAALPGGDRHTTGCSHGPCW; from the exons ATGAGCCGCAcactgctcctgctcctgctgctgctgcgcgGCCCTGCCGCCACTGCTGGCCACCCCCCACCGGCTGCCACCCCCCGCCTCAAGCTAGCCTTCCCTG agctgcaggctcgCCACGGGCTGCGCCTCTTTGCGCTGGAGCGGTCATGCTGCTATGAGGCCCTGCTGCTGGATGAGGAACGCGGCCGCCTCTTCGCTGGCGCCCAGAACTACCTCCTCTCCCTGGCCCTGGATGACATCAGCCAGCGGGACAGGAAG ATCTACTGGCCAGCTCCAGTGGAGTGGAGGGAGGAGTGCAACTGGGCTGGCAAGGACATCACC GCTGAGTGCATGAACTTTGTGAAGATCCTGCACCCCTACAACCGGACCCACCTATATGCCTGCGGCACCGGCGCCTTCCACCCCGTCTGCGCCTTCGTGGAGGCCAGCCAGCACACAGAG GAGCCTATCTTCAAGCTGGACCCCTGGCGTGCCGAGGATGGCAAGGGGAAGAGCCCATATGACCCCCAGCATGCAGCTGCCTCTGTCCTTGTGG GTGAGGAACTCTACTCCGGGGTGGCCACTGATCTGATGGGCCGTGACTTTACCATTTTCCGGAGTCTGGGCCAGCGTCCCTCCATCCGCACCGAGCAGCATGACTCCCGCTGGCTCAATG agCCCAAGTTCGTGGCTGTTTTTTGGGTGCCGGAGAGTGAGGACCCTGATGACGACAAGATCTACTTCTTCTTCCGTGAGACCGCGGTGGAGcggcagcaggggctgggcaaGACCAGCTTCGCCCGCATCGGCCAGATCTGCCGG AATGATGTGGGCGGGCAGCGCAGCCTGGTGAACAAGTGGACGACCTTCCTGAAGGCTCGTCTCGTCTGTGCCGTGCCAGGACCTGACGGGGCAGACACCCACTTTGATGAACTCC GGGATGtctttctgctgcagacaaGGGACAAGCGCAACCCCCTGGTTTACGCCATCTTCTCCACCTCCAG CTCCATTTTCCAGGGCTCAGCCGTCTGCATCTATACCATGGCTGACATCCGCCGGGCTTTCCTGGGCCCCTTCGCGCATAAGGAGGGTCCCAACTACCAGTGGGTGTCATACCAGGGGCGCGTGCCCTACCCCCGCCCAGGCATG TGCCCCAGCAAAACCTTTGGCACCTTTGGCTCCACCAAGGACTTCCCAGACGAGGTGATCCAGTTTGCCCGGCACCACCCACTAATGTACAaccctgtgctgccccacaaCCAGCGCCCCCTCTTCCTGCAAGCCACCGTGCCCTACACCTTCACCCGTATCGCTGTGGATCGTGTCACTGCTGCTGATGGCCACTATGACGTCCTCTTCATTGGCACAG ACGTGGGCACGGTGCTGAAGGTGGTCTCAGTGCCCAAGGAGAGCTGGCACCGCATGGAGccactgctgctggaggagctgcaggtCTTCCAG GATGCCTCCCCCATCaccagcctgcagctctcctcCAAGCGG CAACAGCTCTATGCTGGCTCGGCCTCAGCACTGGCCCAGCTTCCCCTGCACCGCTGCGGTGCCTACGGCAAAGCCTGTGCTGAGTGCTGCCTGGCCCGGGACCCATACTGTGCCTGGGATGGCACCACCTGCACCCGCTATGTGCCCAACACCAAAAG GCGTTTCCGTCGGCAGGATATCCGCAACGGTGACCCCAACGTGCTCTGCTCCGAAG ACCCCCGTCAGGGCAGTGTGCCCCAGAAGCAGCTCTATGGGGTAGAGGGCAGCACTGCCTTCCTGGAGTGTATCCCCAAATCCCTGCAAGCCCATGTCCTCTGGACGTACCAGCACACCCCAGATGACCCCCAGCAAGAG CTTTACCCAGCCCCTGCTGCGGCTCTCCCTGGAGGTGATCGGCACACGAcaggctgcagccatgggcCCTGCTGGTGA